Proteins encoded by one window of Mercenaria mercenaria strain notata chromosome 4, MADL_Memer_1, whole genome shotgun sequence:
- the LOC128556677 gene encoding uncharacterized protein LOC128556677 has protein sequence MADSDSEVNFNINNQNEEEAGGTAQSLEPQEQPPSPASVMNAEESDTDDDVPHLYEPQAQPRQRPAMREQPAVPQNRNHSNRSNIRYLDLPVNQPGHYEGQQPKNGHLTIKPQCFSGEEDWEVYLRHFEVCAELGQWTDRERALALLASLRGEAQNFSMTIHSAERERYSDIVYHLSQRFGKARQQPMWMTRFEARLKGPNEPLLSLEMICVV, from the coding sequence ATGGCTGATTCAGACAGTGAAgtaaatttcaatataaacaaTCAAAATGAGGAAGAAGCAGGTGGTACTGCTCAGTCTCTGGAACCACAAGAACAACCTCCATCTCCAGCTTCAGTGATGAATGCAGAGGAAAGTGACACAGATGATGATGTGCCACATCTTTATGAACCTCAAGCACAACCTCGACAAAGACCCGCTATGAGAGAACAACCAGCGGTGCCTCAGAACAGAAATCACTCAAACAGATCAAATATCAGGTATTTGGATCTTCCAGTAAATCAACCAGGTCACTATGAGGGCCAACAGCCAAAGAATGGTCATTTAACAATCAAACCTCAGTGCTTCAGTGGTGAGGAAGACTGGGAAGTTTACTTGCGTCATTTTGAAGTATGTGCTGAACTTGGCCAGTGGACAGATCGTGAGCGAGCATTAGCACTTCTAGCCAGCCTGCGGGGTGAAGCTCAGAACTTTTCTATGACAATTCATAGTGCGGAGAGGGAGAGGTACTCAGACATAGTGTATCACCTTAGCCAAAGGTTTGGTAAAGCCAGACAGCAACCAATGTGGATGACAAGGTTCGAAGCCCGACTTAAAGGTCCCAATGAACCTTTGCTAAGCTTGGAGATGATCTGCGTCGTTTAG